One Festucalex cinctus isolate MCC-2025b chromosome 1, RoL_Fcin_1.0, whole genome shotgun sequence genomic region harbors:
- the trim110 gene encoding E3 ubiquitin-protein ligase TRIM11 isoform X1 codes for MGGHGGLDRLVQWLNQTLKGAIGESVGINHGVSISTSSSSMATDCKHLHRYSVWHFTNIASTMASTTEESTCSVCRDNFSQSHPLPCGHSFCPACMREAWTTQGEGKGHFTCLQCVEEHGEVLCDCCSPEADEGLVHLAVKTCLRCEVSLCAEHLQHHLERPAFSTHLLVNPLGDLSQRKCPTHAELLRYYCADERVYVCSDCLLEGSHVQHKVKGLRQVEEDLKVILQTLLGKSEEKVKHGEEILKEYADIDSTVADCLMEENTQVERLGSDLQVQVEKLVEGLMELTKKDRQQIIERVHEDCSKVREDVSQTMSIQHYLTSLLAETDPFLLIWAFQSDDTKLLADLSSPLFTPEPVSLDRKHILGEIEGKYREFISATLRCLSELKRELLTSLLTLDTNTSHPLLSISDDLRLATRVKTRLPCEAHPQRFDHWPQVLTVQSFSAGTHYWELETEGFWDIAICYRSIGRKGKEGNSFGNNVVSWSLTQQHDRKLAAWHDRKKTRLAYKMAGKRVAVAVDYNAGTITFSEVGPSNNLTHIHTFWTTFTEPVSLGFGLYKSELNSHISIVKV; via the exons ATGGGCGGGCATGGCGGATTGGATCGACTCG TTCAGTGGTTAAACCAGACACTTAAAGGAGCAATAGGTGAATCCGTAGGGATTAACCACGGGGTCAGCATTAGCACCTCTAGCAGCTCGATGGCCACTGACTGCAAACATCTACACAGGTACAG TGTGTGGCACTTCACAAACATCGCCTCTACAATGGCATCCACAACGGAAGAGTCCACCTGCTCTGTTTGCAGAGACAACTTCAGCCAGTCCCACCCACTTCCCTGCGGTCACAGCTTCTGTCCAGCCTGTATGCGCGAGGCCTGGACAACCCAAGGAGAGGGCAAAGGTCATTTTACGTGTCTTCAGTGCGTGGAGGAGCACGGCGAAGTGTTGTGCGACTGCTGCTCTCCGGAGGCGGACGAAGGCCTGGTACACTTAGCTGTCAAAACGTGTCTGAGGTGCGAAGTGTCGCTGTGTGCGGAACATCTTCAGCACCACCTGGAAAGACCTGCATTTAGCACCCATTTGTTGGTGAACCCGCTTGGCGACCTGTCTCAACGAAAGTGCCCGACGCACGCAGAGCTACTGCGCTACTACTGCGCTGATGAGAGGGTATACGTGTGCAGTGACTGTCTGCTGGAGGGAAGCCATGTTCAGCATAAAGTCAAGGGGCTGAGACAGGTGGAAGAGGATTTAaag GTGATCCTCCAGACGTTGCTAGGAAAGTCAGAGGAGAAAGTAAAGCACGGAGAGGAAATCCTCAAAGAATATGCTGACATCGATTCCACTGTTGCA GACTGTCTGATGGAGGAAAATACCCAAGTGGAGCGGCTGGGCTCAGACCTGCAGGTCCAAGTTGAGAAACTGGTTGAAGGTCTAATGGAGCTGACTAAGAAGGACAGACAGCAAATCATTGAGCGCGTGCATGAAGACTGCTCCAAAGTGAGGGAGGACGTGAGCCAGACCATGAGCATCCAGCATTACTTGACCTCGCTGCTAGCAGAGACTGACCCCTTCCTGCTCATCTGG GCTTTTCAATCTGATGATACAAA GTTACTAGCTGACCTTAGCAGTCCCCTTTTCACACCAGAACCTGTCAGTCTGGACAGGAAGCACATTTTGGGGGAGATAGAGGGCAAGTATCGAGAGTTTATCAGTGCCACCCTCCGATGCCTCAGTGAACTCAAGAGGGAGCTCT TGACCAGTCTTCTGACTCTGGACACCAACACATCTCATCCTCTGCTGAGCATCTCTGATGACCTGCGATTGGCCACAAGGGTCAAAACACGGCTTCCCTGCGAGGCTCACCCACAACGTTTCGACCACTGGCCGCAAGTCCTCACAGTTCAGAGTTTCTCGGCTGGGACTCACTACTGGGAGCTAGAAACTGAAGGATTCTGGGATATCGCCATCTGCTATAGGAGTATTGGACGGAAGGGGAAAGAGGGCAATTCCTTTGGCAACAACGTG GTTTCATGGAGTTTgacccagcaacatgacaggaAACTAGCTGCTTGGCATGACCGCAAGAAAACACGTCTCGCATACAAAATGGCTGGCAAACGGGTTGCAGTCGCTGTGGACTATAATGCCGGCACCATCACCTTCTCTGAAGTGGGACCATCGAACAACCTGACTCACATCCACACTTTCTGGACCACGTTCACTGAACCAGTGTCCTTGGGCTTTGGACTTTATAAATCGGAGCTTAATAGCCATATTTCAATTGTAAAAGTCTGA
- the trim110 gene encoding E3 ubiquitin/ISG15 ligase TRIM25 isoform X3 codes for MATDCKHLHRDNFSQSHPLPCGHSFCPACMREAWTTQGEGKGHFTCLQCVEEHGEVLCDCCSPEADEGLVHLAVKTCLRCEVSLCAEHLQHHLERPAFSTHLLVNPLGDLSQRKCPTHAELLRYYCADERVYVCSDCLLEGSHVQHKVKGLRQVEEDLKVILQTLLGKSEEKVKHGEEILKEYADIDSTVADCLMEENTQVERLGSDLQVQVEKLVEGLMELTKKDRQQIIERVHEDCSKVREDVSQTMSIQHYLTSLLAETDPFLLIWAFQSDDTKLLADLSSPLFTPEPVSLDRKHILGEIEGKYREFISATLRCLSELKRELLTSLLTLDTNTSHPLLSISDDLRLATRVKTRLPCEAHPQRFDHWPQVLTVQSFSAGTHYWELETEGFWDIAICYRSIGRKGKEGNSFGNNVVSWSLTQQHDRKLAAWHDRKKTRLAYKMAGKRVAVAVDYNAGTITFSEVGPSNNLTHIHTFWTTFTEPVSLGFGLYKSELNSHISIVKV; via the exons ATGGCCACTGACTGCAAACATCTACACAG AGACAACTTCAGCCAGTCCCACCCACTTCCCTGCGGTCACAGCTTCTGTCCAGCCTGTATGCGCGAGGCCTGGACAACCCAAGGAGAGGGCAAAGGTCATTTTACGTGTCTTCAGTGCGTGGAGGAGCACGGCGAAGTGTTGTGCGACTGCTGCTCTCCGGAGGCGGACGAAGGCCTGGTACACTTAGCTGTCAAAACGTGTCTGAGGTGCGAAGTGTCGCTGTGTGCGGAACATCTTCAGCACCACCTGGAAAGACCTGCATTTAGCACCCATTTGTTGGTGAACCCGCTTGGCGACCTGTCTCAACGAAAGTGCCCGACGCACGCAGAGCTACTGCGCTACTACTGCGCTGATGAGAGGGTATACGTGTGCAGTGACTGTCTGCTGGAGGGAAGCCATGTTCAGCATAAAGTCAAGGGGCTGAGACAGGTGGAAGAGGATTTAaag GTGATCCTCCAGACGTTGCTAGGAAAGTCAGAGGAGAAAGTAAAGCACGGAGAGGAAATCCTCAAAGAATATGCTGACATCGATTCCACTGTTGCA GACTGTCTGATGGAGGAAAATACCCAAGTGGAGCGGCTGGGCTCAGACCTGCAGGTCCAAGTTGAGAAACTGGTTGAAGGTCTAATGGAGCTGACTAAGAAGGACAGACAGCAAATCATTGAGCGCGTGCATGAAGACTGCTCCAAAGTGAGGGAGGACGTGAGCCAGACCATGAGCATCCAGCATTACTTGACCTCGCTGCTAGCAGAGACTGACCCCTTCCTGCTCATCTGG GCTTTTCAATCTGATGATACAAA GTTACTAGCTGACCTTAGCAGTCCCCTTTTCACACCAGAACCTGTCAGTCTGGACAGGAAGCACATTTTGGGGGAGATAGAGGGCAAGTATCGAGAGTTTATCAGTGCCACCCTCCGATGCCTCAGTGAACTCAAGAGGGAGCTCT TGACCAGTCTTCTGACTCTGGACACCAACACATCTCATCCTCTGCTGAGCATCTCTGATGACCTGCGATTGGCCACAAGGGTCAAAACACGGCTTCCCTGCGAGGCTCACCCACAACGTTTCGACCACTGGCCGCAAGTCCTCACAGTTCAGAGTTTCTCGGCTGGGACTCACTACTGGGAGCTAGAAACTGAAGGATTCTGGGATATCGCCATCTGCTATAGGAGTATTGGACGGAAGGGGAAAGAGGGCAATTCCTTTGGCAACAACGTG GTTTCATGGAGTTTgacccagcaacatgacaggaAACTAGCTGCTTGGCATGACCGCAAGAAAACACGTCTCGCATACAAAATGGCTGGCAAACGGGTTGCAGTCGCTGTGGACTATAATGCCGGCACCATCACCTTCTCTGAAGTGGGACCATCGAACAACCTGACTCACATCCACACTTTCTGGACCACGTTCACTGAACCAGTGTCCTTGGGCTTTGGACTTTATAAATCGGAGCTTAATAGCCATATTTCAATTGTAAAAGTCTGA
- the trim110 gene encoding E3 ubiquitin/ISG15 ligase TRIM25 isoform X2: MATDCKHLHRYRDNFSQSHPLPCGHSFCPACMREAWTTQGEGKGHFTCLQCVEEHGEVLCDCCSPEADEGLVHLAVKTCLRCEVSLCAEHLQHHLERPAFSTHLLVNPLGDLSQRKCPTHAELLRYYCADERVYVCSDCLLEGSHVQHKVKGLRQVEEDLKVILQTLLGKSEEKVKHGEEILKEYADIDSTVADCLMEENTQVERLGSDLQVQVEKLVEGLMELTKKDRQQIIERVHEDCSKVREDVSQTMSIQHYLTSLLAETDPFLLIWAFQSDDTKLLADLSSPLFTPEPVSLDRKHILGEIEGKYREFISATLRCLSELKRELLTSLLTLDTNTSHPLLSISDDLRLATRVKTRLPCEAHPQRFDHWPQVLTVQSFSAGTHYWELETEGFWDIAICYRSIGRKGKEGNSFGNNVVSWSLTQQHDRKLAAWHDRKKTRLAYKMAGKRVAVAVDYNAGTITFSEVGPSNNLTHIHTFWTTFTEPVSLGFGLYKSELNSHISIVKV, from the exons ATGGCCACTGACTGCAAACATCTACACAGGTACAG AGACAACTTCAGCCAGTCCCACCCACTTCCCTGCGGTCACAGCTTCTGTCCAGCCTGTATGCGCGAGGCCTGGACAACCCAAGGAGAGGGCAAAGGTCATTTTACGTGTCTTCAGTGCGTGGAGGAGCACGGCGAAGTGTTGTGCGACTGCTGCTCTCCGGAGGCGGACGAAGGCCTGGTACACTTAGCTGTCAAAACGTGTCTGAGGTGCGAAGTGTCGCTGTGTGCGGAACATCTTCAGCACCACCTGGAAAGACCTGCATTTAGCACCCATTTGTTGGTGAACCCGCTTGGCGACCTGTCTCAACGAAAGTGCCCGACGCACGCAGAGCTACTGCGCTACTACTGCGCTGATGAGAGGGTATACGTGTGCAGTGACTGTCTGCTGGAGGGAAGCCATGTTCAGCATAAAGTCAAGGGGCTGAGACAGGTGGAAGAGGATTTAaag GTGATCCTCCAGACGTTGCTAGGAAAGTCAGAGGAGAAAGTAAAGCACGGAGAGGAAATCCTCAAAGAATATGCTGACATCGATTCCACTGTTGCA GACTGTCTGATGGAGGAAAATACCCAAGTGGAGCGGCTGGGCTCAGACCTGCAGGTCCAAGTTGAGAAACTGGTTGAAGGTCTAATGGAGCTGACTAAGAAGGACAGACAGCAAATCATTGAGCGCGTGCATGAAGACTGCTCCAAAGTGAGGGAGGACGTGAGCCAGACCATGAGCATCCAGCATTACTTGACCTCGCTGCTAGCAGAGACTGACCCCTTCCTGCTCATCTGG GCTTTTCAATCTGATGATACAAA GTTACTAGCTGACCTTAGCAGTCCCCTTTTCACACCAGAACCTGTCAGTCTGGACAGGAAGCACATTTTGGGGGAGATAGAGGGCAAGTATCGAGAGTTTATCAGTGCCACCCTCCGATGCCTCAGTGAACTCAAGAGGGAGCTCT TGACCAGTCTTCTGACTCTGGACACCAACACATCTCATCCTCTGCTGAGCATCTCTGATGACCTGCGATTGGCCACAAGGGTCAAAACACGGCTTCCCTGCGAGGCTCACCCACAACGTTTCGACCACTGGCCGCAAGTCCTCACAGTTCAGAGTTTCTCGGCTGGGACTCACTACTGGGAGCTAGAAACTGAAGGATTCTGGGATATCGCCATCTGCTATAGGAGTATTGGACGGAAGGGGAAAGAGGGCAATTCCTTTGGCAACAACGTG GTTTCATGGAGTTTgacccagcaacatgacaggaAACTAGCTGCTTGGCATGACCGCAAGAAAACACGTCTCGCATACAAAATGGCTGGCAAACGGGTTGCAGTCGCTGTGGACTATAATGCCGGCACCATCACCTTCTCTGAAGTGGGACCATCGAACAACCTGACTCACATCCACACTTTCTGGACCACGTTCACTGAACCAGTGTCCTTGGGCTTTGGACTTTATAAATCGGAGCTTAATAGCCATATTTCAATTGTAAAAGTCTGA
- the cbln12 gene encoding cerebellin 12 → MLTCDLTVLLALLLLWAPPRASGQNDTEPIILEGKCLVVCDSTPSSEPAGNALGMSVRSGSGRVAFSASRQTNHEPTDMSNRTMIIYFDNILVNVGSHFDQESSVFLAPRRGVYSFNFHVVKAYNRQTIQVSLMVNGWPMISAFAGDQDVTREAATNAGLVIMEKGDKAYLRLERGNLMGGWKYSTFSGFLVFPL, encoded by the exons ATGCTTACCTGTGATCTTACCGTACTGTTGGCTCTGCTGCTGTTGTGGGCGCCACCACGGGCCAGCGGGCAGAATGACACAGAGCCCATCATTCTTGAGGGgaaatgtttggtggtgtgtGACTCCACACCGTCGTCGGAGCCTGCTGGGAACGCTCTGGGCATGTCTGTCCGATCGGGCAGCGGTCGAGTGGCTTTCTCTGCCAGCCGCCAGACCAACCACGAGCCTACAGACATGAGCAATCGCACAATGATCATCTATTTTGATAAT ATCTTGGTGAATGTGGGCAGTCATTTTGATCAGGAGAGCAGCGTCTTCCTTGCGCCAAGGAGAGGGGTTTACAGCTTCAACTTCCATGTTGTGAAAGCCTACAACAGACAGACCATTCAG GTGAGCTTGATGGTGAATGGCTGGCCGATGATTTCTGCTTTCGCCGGAGATCAGGACGTGACCAGGGAAGCAGCCACAAATGCTGGTTTGGTGATCATGGAGAAAGGGGACAAGGCCTACCTCCGACTAGAGAGGGGTAACCTGATGGGAGGCTGGAAATACTCCACCTTCTCTGGGTTCCTGGTCTTTCCCTTGTGA